CGCCGGCATGGCGCACGTAGATGCGGTGGCTCAGCGCCCGCACCGAAAACGGCTGGGCCGAACGCGCCAGGCGGTTGGCCTCCCGCACGACGGATTCCAGGTTGCGCACGGTCTCTCGGCACTGCGCCGCCACGTCGTCGGTGTGCAGTGTTTCGTGGCCGACGATGCTGGCCGTGCCGGAAATGAACAGCACTTCCTGCCCGGGCGGGTACACCAGCGCCGCGCGCGAGAACGTGGGGGCGCGCGGACCGTACTGCGGCGGGTAGGCCCAGGCGCTCACCTGGCGCGGGTTCTCCACCGTCACCACGGGCGACGCGCCAGCCAGGAAGGCCACCGAGAGCGGGCCTTCGCGCACACCGAGCGCGCACGCCGCCGGCACCTGGCCACCGGTTTCCTGGCGCGCCTTCACGAAGGCGTCGTAGCGGCCGAGGTTGAACTGGCGGTAGCGCTCCAGGCCGTGGCTGTCTTCGTTGATGCGCGCGATGTAGTTCCAGACGCGCCAGAGGTGCGGAAGCCGCTGTTCGCGCAGCAGGCAAAAGAGGCGCTCGTACAGCATCCGGCTGGTCGCTTGCAGCGGTGGCACGCCGGGCTGCGTCGGGTCCTCGGCTTCATCCAGTTCGATGACACCGTAGAGCAGGTGCTGGTTGCGGCGCCAGCGAATGCCGTGGTCCGTGCCTTGTTGCAGGGGGCCGTGCGCAAGCCAGCATTCGCGCAGCGTGGTCTCGCCCGGGGAGAGCATGGGCGTTTGCAGGTGTTGCTGCGGCCAGGTGACCGCGTCCGTGCCATGGGGCGTGCCAATGAGCACGCCCCCGATTTCTTGTCCAGTGGCGCGGCCAGGGGCCGTTCGCCAGGTCTCATGTTGCAAAGTCACGTGGGATGGGCTTGTGCGGCCTCGTCGGCCGGTCGGATGTTGGTGCGGCGGCTGCGCCAGGCGGCGAACGCGCGCCGCGGTTGGGTGACGTTGGCCAGGAAGTACATGGTCTTGAAGATGAACAGCGAACGCCCGATCGGTGCGCCACCATACACGTCGCCGGCCAAGGTGGAGAGCAGCGCTTCCTTGACGCGGAAATAGTTGCGCGGCCCCATGAAGAAGTCGCGCATGATGGGATTGGTCACGCGGTAGATGAACCACGAGAACGCCTTGGGGCCATGGCGGCTCTGGCGGTCGAATCGCTTGAGCGCGGCGCGCGCCCGAGACGGATGGCGCAAACAGGTGTCGATGGTTTCCGCGCCCAGCTCGCCACCGATCATGGCCAGCCACACGCCCGAGGAGAACACCGGATCGATGAAGGTGTAGGCGTCGCCCAGCATCAGGTAGTTCTCGCCGTGGTTGCGCTCGGCGGCGTAGGAGAAGTTGCCGGTGGCTTCCACCGGGCTGACCAGGGTGGCGTCTTTCAGCCGCTCGGCCAGGCCCGCGCAGGTCGCGATGTTGTCCATCAGGAACTGCTGCACGCTGCGGCCGTTGCGCGTTTTCATGTGGTACGGCCAGGTCACCATGCCGACGCTGGTGGCGCCATCGGTGAGCGGGATGAACCAGAACCAGCCGTGGTCGAACCAGAAGATGGTGATGTTGCCTTCGGCCGTGCCTTCGTTGCGGCGGGCATTGGCGAAGTGGCCGTACACCGCCGCGCTGGTGTGGCTCGGGTTGCGTTTCTTGATCTTGAAACGGGAGGCAAGAAATGTGTCGCGCCCGGAAGCGTCGACGAGAAACTTCGCGTCCCACACCACCTCGCGGCCATCGTCGTACCGGGCTTGCACGCGCACCGTGCGGTCGGGCAGAAACTCCACCGAGCGCGCCTGGCAGCCTTCGTGCACGTCGGCACCCTGGCGCTGGGCGTTGCGCACCAGGATTTCGTCGAACTCGGAACGCCGCACCTGGTAGGCATAGGGCATGGATTTGTCCCACGCGTCGGCGAAGTCGAACACTTGTTTGTGGGCGTGGTGCGGCGAGACGAACTCGGCGCCCGGCTTGTACTGCCCGATGGCGCGCACCTCGTCGGCCACGCCCAGGCGTTCGAGCAGCGGCAGGTTGGCCGGCAGCAGCGATTCGCCGATGTGGAAACGCGGATGGTGCTCCTTGTCGAGCAGCACGACACGGTGGCCTTTTCGGGCCAGCATGGGCGCAATCGTGGAGCCGGCAGGCCCTGCGCCGATCACGAGAACGTCACAGCTGCGGCGTTCGACTCCCTGGTGTTGTTCGTTCATATCGGCGTTCCCTGAGTATCGCGGTGGGCGGGGCTGGTGTCGTCGAGAAAAGCGCGGTTCAAAATTCTACCGAGCGCATTCCAAAAGTTGTAACACGCGCATGAAGCTCACAACGGACAGCGTCATCGCTGGTGCACTGGCCGGTGCCGTGAGGGGGTGTTGATTTTCAGTGTTTTCCGTGGCCGCGGCCGAACACGGTGTGGCGGACTTCGCGAAGGTCGAGCGCGCACCGTGGCCGCAGACCAGGAAACGCCCGTATCCACGCGCGGGGGACCTCGATCGACCTGTCCTAAACTGCCTCTCCATGACACCGTTTCAGCGCAAGCTGCGCATTCGCCACCTGGAGGTCGTGCTGGCGATCGCCGATTTCGGCAGCCTCTCCAAGGCGGCCGTGCAGTTGCACATGACGCAATCGGGCCTGTCGCGCGCGATCACCGAGATCGAAGAGATCGTAGGCGGTCGTCTCTTCGAGCGCACCGGCAAGGGCATGGTGTCCACACCGCTGGGCGAAGCCATGTGCCGCCACGCGCAGGTGTTGCTCGGCGATCTGGACACCGCCGAAACCGATCTGCGGGCGGTCGCCAACGGCGACCTCGGCAGCCTGTCCGTGGGCTGCTTTTCCATGTTCAGCGGCTGGCCGCTGGCCGAAGCGGTGCGCGTGTTCCGCAGCGATCACCCGCGCGTCGCGCTCGCGATCCACGTGGGCATGCACGAGCGGCTGATCGAGGACCTGGACGCGGGCAAGCTCGACCTGCTGCTCAGCCGGCGCCTGCCGACCTTGAATCCGGAGATCTACCGCTCCGTGGACTTGCTGGAAGACTCGGTGGTGCTCGCCTGCGCGGCCACGCACCCGCTGGCACGGCAAGACGCCGTCGCGCTCGCCGATTGCGTGACCTGGCCCTGGATCGCCGCGCCGCCGAAGAACCGCGTGCGCATGGAACTCGAGGCCCACCTGCGCGCGACCGGGACGACCGTACCGCAAATGGTGGGCGCGCTGTCGCTCGAATTTGCGACCGAGATGATCGCCGGCGGCGAGTACCTGTGCATGCTCGCGGCCAGCGTCGGGCGCACGCTGGAAGCGCGGGGCCTGTTGCACGTGCTGCCGGTGGAACTCGCCCTCAACACGCCGCCGCTGGCCGCGATCTGGCGCCGTGAGCGCTCCAACACCCGCCAGCTGCGAGAGTTCACCGCGGCGCTGACGTCCGTCGTCGCCGCGGCGGGACCGCCGGCAGGAGGTGACACG
The sequence above is a segment of the Hydrogenophaga sp. BPS33 genome. Coding sequences within it:
- a CDS encoding chorismate transformation enzyme, FkbO/Hyg5 family, which encodes MTLQHETWRTAPGRATGQEIGGVLIGTPHGTDAVTWPQQHLQTPMLSPGETTLRECWLAHGPLQQGTDHGIRWRRNQHLLYGVIELDEAEDPTQPGVPPLQATSRMLYERLFCLLREQRLPHLWRVWNYIARINEDSHGLERYRQFNLGRYDAFVKARQETGGQVPAACALGVREGPLSVAFLAGASPVVTVENPRQVSAWAYPPQYGPRAPTFSRAALVYPPGQEVLFISGTASIVGHETLHTDDVAAQCRETVRNLESVVREANRLARSAQPFSVRALSHRIYVRHAGDIHTVQRALQPLLGDADVVAVQADVCRADLLVEIESQAIHALPSP
- a CDS encoding LysR family transcriptional regulator, whose protein sequence is MTPFQRKLRIRHLEVVLAIADFGSLSKAAVQLHMTQSGLSRAITEIEEIVGGRLFERTGKGMVSTPLGEAMCRHAQVLLGDLDTAETDLRAVANGDLGSLSVGCFSMFSGWPLAEAVRVFRSDHPRVALAIHVGMHERLIEDLDAGKLDLLLSRRLPTLNPEIYRSVDLLEDSVVLACAATHPLARQDAVALADCVTWPWIAAPPKNRVRMELEAHLRATGTTVPQMVGALSLEFATEMIAGGEYLCMLAASVGRTLEARGLLHVLPVELALNTPPLAAIWRRERSNTRQLREFTAALTSVVAAAGPPAGGDTKH
- a CDS encoding NAD(P)/FAD-dependent oxidoreductase, producing the protein MNEQHQGVERRSCDVLVIGAGPAGSTIAPMLARKGHRVVLLDKEHHPRFHIGESLLPANLPLLERLGVADEVRAIGQYKPGAEFVSPHHAHKQVFDFADAWDKSMPYAYQVRRSEFDEILVRNAQRQGADVHEGCQARSVEFLPDRTVRVQARYDDGREVVWDAKFLVDASGRDTFLASRFKIKKRNPSHTSAAVYGHFANARRNEGTAEGNITIFWFDHGWFWFIPLTDGATSVGMVTWPYHMKTRNGRSVQQFLMDNIATCAGLAERLKDATLVSPVEATGNFSYAAERNHGENYLMLGDAYTFIDPVFSSGVWLAMIGGELGAETIDTCLRHPSRARAALKRFDRQSRHGPKAFSWFIYRVTNPIMRDFFMGPRNYFRVKEALLSTLAGDVYGGAPIGRSLFIFKTMYFLANVTQPRRAFAAWRSRRTNIRPADEAAQAHPT